From the Saccharobesus litoralis genome, one window contains:
- the msrP gene encoding protein-methionine-sulfoxide reductase catalytic subunit MsrP: MKISKSNRSQFKDHQITDESVFNDRRSLLKQLGFIGASGLIANQAQASLLDIFKDDKPQAKPAGTELRPLKFKASTLSREGLTPEKKVTTYNNFYEFGTQKSDPAQNAYQLSIDPWQVKVGGLCNNAFELGFEDLFTRYPLEERIYNFRCVETWSMVVPWIGFPLASLLKEADPTSKAKYVAFETLYRPEEMIGQKSRFAGGGIQYPYVEGLRLDEAMHPLTILAVGLYDKSLPNQNGAPIRLVVPWKYGFKCIKSIVSIKLTDKEPPTTWNISAPQEYGFYANVNPQVDHPRWSQAQERRLTTGGLLAQRYIKTAMFNGYAEQVASLYKGMDLAKYY; encoded by the coding sequence GTGAAAATTAGCAAATCCAATAGAAGCCAATTTAAAGACCATCAAATTACTGACGAGAGTGTATTTAATGATCGCCGCAGTTTACTCAAGCAACTGGGTTTTATTGGCGCCTCTGGGTTAATCGCTAATCAAGCGCAAGCGAGTTTGTTAGATATTTTTAAAGACGATAAACCGCAAGCTAAACCAGCTGGAACTGAGCTACGTCCGCTTAAATTTAAAGCATCAACATTATCGCGTGAGGGCTTAACGCCGGAAAAGAAAGTGACGACTTATAATAACTTTTATGAGTTTGGCACCCAAAAATCGGATCCTGCCCAAAATGCTTATCAGCTGTCAATTGACCCATGGCAAGTTAAAGTCGGTGGTTTATGTAACAACGCGTTTGAGCTGGGTTTTGAAGATCTGTTTACGCGTTACCCGTTAGAAGAGCGCATTTATAATTTTCGCTGTGTCGAAACTTGGTCCATGGTTGTACCTTGGATTGGTTTTCCGTTAGCGTCACTATTGAAAGAAGCGGATCCAACGAGCAAGGCCAAATATGTCGCCTTTGAAACCTTGTACCGACCAGAAGAGATGATAGGGCAAAAATCACGCTTTGCTGGTGGGGGAATTCAATACCCGTATGTTGAAGGTTTGCGTTTGGATGAAGCCATGCATCCGCTGACCATTTTGGCGGTGGGTTTATACGACAAAAGTTTACCTAATCAAAATGGTGCGCCTATTCGCTTGGTAGTGCCTTGGAAATATGGTTTTAAATGTATTAAGTCCATTGTCAGTATAAAGCTGACTGACAAAGAGCCGCCAACGACATGGAATATTAGCGCGCCCCAAGAGTATGGTTTTTATGCCAATGTGAATCCACAGGTCGACCATCCGCGTTGGAGCCAAGCACAAGAGCGACGTTTAACTACAGGTGGTTTGCTAGCGCAACGTTATATTAAAACCGCTATGTTTAATGGTTACGCCGAGCAGGTAGCGAGTTTGTATAAAGGCATGGATCTCGCCAAATATTATTAG
- a CDS encoding glycoside hydrolase family 43 protein — MKLLTQNIKSLIGCSLLVGLAGCNAVADKNTSASAPKLIPAQTGSFGDQGDGTYINPILNADYPDSDIEQVGDTYYMITSKQHMSPGMPILESKDMVNWTNTGHAFPKLSWAPEYNWDRMNGYSFGTWAGDIAYHEGKWYVYQIDYQHGLMVTMADDISGPWSEPIMMLPHAEVLDDPGVYFDHETKKAYVIINTGLKHKSPDNKIEGNENYIYEMSWDGTKILDEGKLVYTGMGAEAAKIYKIDGTWYITMAQWTMGDYSTKPGVKNPKNDRKQLILRSKESIYGPYEVKTILEKGKEFNNRSASQGGFMTAPDGSWWYMHQLIQNDDIPFQGRPQCLEPVTWVDGWPIIGFDEDNDGIGEPLKRYKKPINGYPITAPKSDDDFSSSKLGPQWEWNHNPRDSHWSLTERPGWLRLKASKVLPNNSNHGPKINEWTNNDGSDSDFWRAPNTLSQRMMGITTGTAVAKFDISGMKPNQLAGFVRYGGVFNLLGVEVDANGKKHLFYMDKMSNKTKGPEITGNDLYVRTSNARDQATYEYSFNGKNYKAFGPSFTIAFGKWTGDRLGFFSWNEQRDTDAGHIDVDWFTYDYDGPKAARIAFK, encoded by the coding sequence ATGAAATTGCTTACACAAAACATTAAAAGTCTCATAGGCTGTTCGTTACTCGTTGGGTTAGCAGGGTGTAATGCTGTTGCTGATAAAAATACCTCTGCCAGTGCGCCAAAGTTGATCCCAGCACAAACGGGGAGTTTTGGTGATCAAGGCGACGGTACCTACATTAACCCTATCTTAAATGCTGATTATCCGGATTCAGATATTGAGCAAGTCGGCGACACCTACTACATGATCACATCTAAGCAGCATATGTCGCCTGGTATGCCAATTTTAGAGTCAAAAGACATGGTTAACTGGACCAACACCGGCCATGCTTTTCCTAAATTGTCATGGGCGCCAGAATATAACTGGGATCGCATGAATGGCTATTCGTTTGGTACATGGGCAGGTGATATTGCTTACCACGAAGGTAAATGGTACGTCTATCAAATTGATTACCAACACGGCCTTATGGTTACCATGGCTGACGACATTAGCGGCCCGTGGAGTGAGCCTATTATGATGCTACCGCATGCGGAAGTATTAGATGATCCAGGGGTATATTTTGATCACGAAACGAAAAAAGCTTACGTCATCATTAATACAGGCTTAAAACATAAAAGCCCAGATAACAAAATTGAAGGTAACGAAAACTACATTTATGAAATGAGCTGGGATGGCACCAAAATCCTTGACGAAGGTAAATTAGTTTACACCGGCATGGGGGCAGAAGCGGCTAAAATCTACAAGATTGACGGCACTTGGTATATCACCATGGCGCAATGGACCATGGGTGATTACTCAACCAAGCCGGGTGTTAAAAACCCTAAAAACGACCGTAAACAGTTAATTTTGCGTTCAAAAGAAAGTATTTACGGCCCATACGAAGTTAAAACTATCTTAGAAAAAGGCAAAGAGTTTAACAACCGTAGTGCCAGTCAAGGTGGCTTTATGACCGCACCAGATGGATCTTGGTGGTACATGCATCAGCTTATTCAAAATGACGATATTCCGTTCCAAGGTCGCCCACAATGTTTAGAGCCTGTGACTTGGGTTGATGGTTGGCCAATTATTGGTTTTGACGAAGATAATGACGGTATTGGTGAGCCACTTAAGCGTTATAAAAAGCCGATTAATGGTTATCCTATCACCGCACCTAAGAGCGATGATGATTTCTCATCAAGCAAACTCGGACCACAATGGGAATGGAACCATAACCCAAGAGACAGCCATTGGTCGCTAACAGAACGCCCAGGTTGGTTACGATTAAAAGCTAGCAAAGTATTGCCAAACAACAGCAACCACGGCCCTAAAATCAACGAATGGACCAATAATGATGGGTCAGATTCTGATTTTTGGCGCGCGCCAAACACCCTAAGCCAACGTATGATGGGTATCACTACCGGTACCGCAGTGGCTAAATTTGATATTTCAGGCATGAAGCCAAATCAATTAGCCGGTTTTGTCCGTTACGGCGGAGTATTTAACCTGCTAGGTGTGGAAGTGGATGCTAATGGCAAGAAGCATTTGTTCTACATGGATAAAATGAGTAACAAAACCAAAGGCCCAGAGATCACAGGTAACGACTTATACGTGCGTACATCAAACGCGCGTGACCAAGCTACCTACGAGTACAGCTTTAACGGTAAAAATTACAAAGCCTTTGGCCCAAGCTTTACCATTGCTTTTGGTAAATGGACAGGCGATCGTTTAGGTTTCTTCTCGTGGAATGAACAACGCGACACTGACGCCGGACACATAGATGTTGATTGGTTTACATACGATTATGATGGTCCTAAAGCCGCTCGTATCGCTTTTAAATAA
- a CDS encoding DUF6768 family protein, which yields MKLDDQIKQSLQQEAQQLDAILAQEPGIFGMINNSYRGALRIWLIIASVAGVIATLCFVWCGYQFVMAELAVDKVFWGVWFIVGLYIQAMIKLWFFMEMNRTSTVREIKRLELAVERLYARLEQ from the coding sequence ATGAAGTTAGATGATCAAATAAAACAATCGTTACAACAAGAAGCGCAACAGCTAGATGCCATACTGGCACAAGAGCCGGGGATATTCGGCATGATAAATAACTCGTACCGAGGCGCTTTGCGTATATGGCTGATTATTGCCAGCGTTGCGGGCGTAATAGCGACCCTTTGCTTTGTTTGGTGTGGCTATCAATTTGTTATGGCCGAATTAGCCGTTGATAAAGTGTTTTGGGGTGTGTGGTTTATTGTGGGTTTGTATATACAAGCGATGATTAAACTGTGGTTTTTTATGGAAATGAATCGTACATCAACCGTTAGAGAAATTAAACGCCTTGAGTTAGCGGTTGAAAGGCTTTACGCTCGTTTGGAGCAATAA
- a CDS encoding 3-keto-disaccharide hydrolase: MKKLASALFVASLALIGCQSTSSSSSMVEKQPIQLFNGKDLSNWTIESNGQFSVENGVIKLNRGTGWLRSNDTFSDYVLTMEFRFLEKEANSGIFVRTQATKHQDEKGYPNNGYQVQAKDTLEGIALAQMIPYGAPPFQHAFDLEALKLAYKPHGEWHTYEITAKGETLQVKLNDIVISTATHIKNLDGHIGIQGEFGLLEFRKIEVLPL; the protein is encoded by the coding sequence ATGAAAAAATTAGCTTCAGCGCTTTTTGTGGCAAGTTTGGCATTAATCGGTTGTCAGTCAACGTCATCATCGTCCTCAATGGTAGAAAAGCAACCTATTCAGTTGTTTAACGGTAAAGACTTAAGCAATTGGACGATTGAAAGTAATGGACAATTTTCGGTGGAAAATGGCGTTATCAAGTTAAACCGCGGCACAGGTTGGTTACGTTCAAACGATACTTTTAGTGATTATGTGCTTACCATGGAATTTCGCTTTTTAGAGAAAGAAGCCAACAGTGGCATTTTTGTGCGTACCCAAGCAACCAAACATCAAGACGAAAAAGGCTATCCAAATAATGGCTATCAAGTGCAAGCTAAAGACACGCTCGAAGGTATCGCATTGGCGCAAATGATCCCTTACGGTGCCCCACCTTTTCAACACGCGTTTGATTTAGAAGCATTAAAGCTTGCCTACAAACCGCATGGTGAATGGCACACCTACGAAATTACGGCTAAAGGCGAAACGTTACAAGTTAAATTAAATGACATCGTTATTAGTACTGCAACCCATATTAAAAACCTTGATGGCCATATTGGCATTCAAGGTGAGTTTGGCCTTTTAGAGTTCAGAAAAATTGAAGTATTACCCTTGTAA
- the kdgT gene encoding 2-keto-3-deoxygluconate transporter produces the protein MKIKQAVERVPGGMMLVPLFLGAVINTLAPDSADYFGGFTKGIMTGILPILAVWFFCIGASIDLSSTGTVLRKSGTLVVTKIGTAWIVALIAASLLPEHGIEAGLFAGLSTLAIVSAMDMTNGGLYASLMNQYGSKEESGAFILMSLESGPLMTMLILGSVGAATFELHHFVGAVLPFLAGFILGNLDVSLREFFSRASAIMIPFVGFALGNTINLGVIFDTGLLGILLGVAVIVITGIPLIFADRWIGKGNGTAGVAASSTAGAAIANPAAIAAIEPKFAVAAQSATALIATSVIVTSILVPIITSMYFKRYGDPSQVDNDGAIDTESVEMSH, from the coding sequence ATGAAGATAAAACAAGCTGTAGAACGTGTACCTGGCGGTATGATGTTAGTCCCTCTATTTTTAGGCGCAGTAATTAACACTTTAGCACCGGATTCTGCGGATTATTTTGGTGGATTCACCAAAGGGATCATGACTGGGATTTTACCTATTCTTGCGGTCTGGTTTTTCTGTATAGGCGCTAGCATCGACCTAAGTTCAACTGGAACCGTGTTACGTAAGTCCGGTACTTTAGTTGTCACTAAAATTGGTACTGCTTGGATTGTTGCGCTTATTGCTGCCTCATTATTACCTGAACACGGAATTGAAGCCGGTTTATTTGCTGGTTTATCAACTCTTGCTATTGTTTCGGCAATGGATATGACTAATGGAGGCCTATACGCCAGTTTAATGAACCAGTACGGTTCAAAAGAAGAATCTGGCGCCTTTATTTTAATGTCTTTAGAATCTGGCCCTCTTATGACTATGCTAATTTTAGGTTCAGTCGGCGCCGCTACATTCGAATTACATCACTTTGTGGGTGCGGTATTGCCGTTCCTTGCTGGTTTTATTTTAGGTAACTTGGACGTTAGTCTGCGCGAGTTTTTTAGTCGAGCCAGTGCAATCATGATCCCATTTGTTGGTTTCGCCTTAGGTAACACCATTAACTTAGGTGTTATTTTTGATACAGGTTTACTCGGTATTTTATTAGGTGTTGCCGTTATTGTTATTACAGGTATTCCGCTGATTTTTGCTGACCGTTGGATTGGTAAAGGTAACGGAACAGCGGGTGTCGCTGCGTCTTCTACCGCGGGGGCCGCTATTGCTAACCCTGCTGCTATTGCCGCCATCGAACCTAAATTCGCTGTCGCGGCGCAAAGTGCAACAGCATTGATCGCGACAAGTGTGATCGTAACTTCTATTTTGGTCCCTATTATTACCTCTATGTACTTCAAGCGATATGGCGATCCATCACAAGTTGATAACGATGGTGCTATCGATACTGAAAGTGTGGAAATGAGCCACTAA
- a CDS encoding CidA/LrgA family protein, translating into MFEYFTLILLCQFLGELFVISTGAPLPGPVVGMGLLFLFLVIKGGVPQKLESVGGFLLSNLSLLFVPAGVGVITHLSLLKADLVPLSVAIVISTILAIIVTAFSMAMFNKDDKLMQKGKLHHD; encoded by the coding sequence ATGTTTGAATATTTTACCTTAATTTTGCTTTGCCAATTCTTGGGCGAGCTGTTCGTCATATCGACTGGTGCACCCTTACCGGGTCCAGTTGTGGGTATGGGCTTATTGTTTTTGTTCCTCGTGATTAAAGGTGGCGTTCCGCAAAAACTAGAAAGTGTTGGTGGTTTTTTATTAAGCAATTTGTCTTTGCTGTTTGTACCTGCTGGGGTTGGTGTCATAACCCACTTATCTTTATTAAAAGCGGATCTCGTGCCACTTTCAGTTGCTATCGTTATTAGTACGATACTCGCCATTATTGTTACCGCGTTTTCCATGGCAATGTTCAATAAAGATGACAAATTAATGCAAAAAGGAAAACTGCATCATGACTGA
- a CDS encoding right-handed parallel beta-helix repeat-containing protein: MMSQCKIKLLLIILSASVLLSCANTHPNNQAAVAHNNKSRVDSIGSDSQCHALPFDPKGNVNSLQQALQNATNTGLPVKISGQYYIDNEIKVILRNDLIVDASQALFFATSKLDGDLFSLDAHSKHSQKCALQVESEVHWVGGFINIANAKVSQVVPITKMTPQGRTGTKKTADALSIRGHHNGFQKLRNVIVDGITVVGTKTAKDPFYLAGGDSGILMAGTRQATIKNNNFFGIRDAAIYVTAAGKNGEIGDDFVLINNYVERAYDGITSKRGADRITMQNNRLNNVAVGLSIKHLFSGRTSYQANISNNTIKSAVRAISLERVNDATVANNVISGLGDIYAGKTSPINARGRHYEAIGLDGAQGNLVIKNNTIQGVNGKRTIKFKTYGIVSRSYNKRPTTDYLAINNLFHDLDSDIQQFK; encoded by the coding sequence ATGATGTCACAATGTAAAATCAAACTTCTGCTGATCATCTTATCTGCTTCAGTCCTATTGAGTTGCGCAAATACACACCCCAATAATCAAGCGGCTGTCGCTCACAACAATAAATCGCGAGTTGACAGTATCGGCAGCGACAGTCAATGCCACGCTTTACCGTTTGATCCCAAAGGTAACGTTAACTCTCTGCAACAAGCCCTGCAAAATGCCACCAACACTGGCTTGCCTGTAAAAATTAGCGGCCAATATTACATAGACAATGAAATAAAGGTTATTTTACGAAATGACTTAATCGTGGATGCAAGCCAAGCGCTTTTCTTCGCAACCAGCAAGCTTGATGGTGATCTGTTCAGTTTAGATGCACACAGCAAACATTCTCAAAAATGTGCTTTGCAGGTTGAAAGCGAAGTTCATTGGGTTGGTGGTTTTATCAATATAGCCAACGCCAAAGTATCACAGGTGGTTCCCATTACTAAAATGACACCTCAAGGCCGAACAGGAACGAAAAAAACCGCAGATGCGCTATCGATTAGAGGCCACCACAATGGCTTTCAAAAATTACGTAATGTCATTGTCGACGGTATTACGGTAGTCGGTACTAAAACAGCCAAAGATCCTTTTTATTTAGCGGGTGGCGATAGCGGTATTCTCATGGCCGGAACACGCCAAGCGACTATTAAAAACAATAACTTTTTTGGTATTCGAGACGCGGCTATTTACGTTACCGCGGCAGGAAAAAATGGTGAAATTGGCGACGACTTTGTGCTGATAAACAATTACGTTGAGCGCGCTTACGATGGCATTACCAGTAAGCGAGGCGCAGATCGTATCACCATGCAAAACAACAGGCTTAACAATGTTGCGGTTGGTTTAAGCATAAAGCACTTATTTTCAGGTCGAACTTCATACCAAGCGAATATCAGTAATAACACGATAAAAAGCGCGGTTAGAGCTATTTCATTAGAAAGAGTGAATGACGCTACCGTTGCCAACAATGTTATTTCAGGTTTAGGTGATATTTACGCGGGTAAAACATCGCCGATAAATGCCCGTGGCCGCCACTATGAAGCCATTGGTTTAGATGGTGCACAAGGCAATTTAGTGATCAAAAACAATACCATTCAGGGTGTGAATGGAAAGCGCACAATAAAATTTAAAACCTATGGCATTGTTAGCCGTAGTTACAACAAACGACCGACAACGGATTACTTAGCCATTAATAACCTGTTTCACGATTTGGATAGCGATATTCAACAATTTAAGTAA
- a CDS encoding sugar ABC transporter substrate-binding protein → MLILSGKCFLCEITVRQIFLLISLLMIAVFSHAAEQPKIKIWYQKEQAAAVFFEQQMQIASEKLGIEIELTYLRTTDLKTALVKALMQNTPPDLVLAPSDFISDRNIMGFSQVNPNDFALEPIANNVWLTVTANQHIYGIPLSVGNHLVMYYNRDLVQQPIKNWAQLKSKTAEIRAKGVEPIGWNYNEMYWFFAFTTAFDANIVGETQVYLNTPAMAQALRFYRSLEEQNIIDRNCDYDCSFKRFMEGKVAYSINGDWAFKDFKQALGEKLGVSQLPYIDDKPMKAYFSSICWLFPNQSHNSSKRLALTKLVNYTLAPTFQEKMSIELGAISVLSQIQAESGQQLSAQYQALVSQLSQSIPIPPQPSISAAWSGMRKGFDLYWRTKVSAERAAKVMQIVAERELVILNQQKAQP, encoded by the coding sequence ATGCTTATACTTAGTGGCAAATGCTTTTTATGTGAAATCACTGTGCGCCAAATTTTTTTATTAATCAGCCTGTTAATGATAGCGGTATTCAGTCATGCTGCCGAACAGCCTAAGATCAAAATTTGGTATCAAAAAGAACAAGCCGCCGCTGTATTTTTTGAACAGCAAATGCAAATAGCAAGCGAAAAACTCGGCATAGAAATCGAACTGACCTACTTACGCACAACCGATTTAAAAACCGCTCTAGTTAAAGCATTAATGCAAAACACCCCACCTGATCTAGTCTTAGCGCCTTCCGATTTCATTAGTGACCGCAATATTATGGGCTTTTCTCAAGTCAATCCTAACGACTTTGCGCTAGAGCCTATCGCTAACAATGTTTGGTTAACCGTCACCGCCAACCAGCATATTTACGGGATCCCCCTATCGGTTGGCAATCATTTAGTTATGTACTACAACCGAGATTTAGTGCAACAACCTATAAAAAATTGGGCGCAACTAAAAAGTAAAACAGCGGAAATAAGAGCCAAAGGTGTCGAACCCATAGGCTGGAACTACAATGAAATGTATTGGTTTTTTGCGTTTACCACGGCATTTGACGCCAACATTGTGGGCGAAACACAAGTATATTTAAACACACCTGCAATGGCGCAAGCCTTGCGATTTTATAGAAGCCTAGAAGAGCAAAACATTATAGACAGAAACTGCGATTACGATTGTAGCTTTAAACGATTTATGGAAGGTAAAGTGGCTTACTCGATCAATGGCGATTGGGCATTTAAAGATTTTAAACAAGCATTGGGCGAAAAGTTAGGTGTCAGTCAGTTGCCTTATATTGACGACAAACCCATGAAAGCCTACTTTTCATCAATATGCTGGCTGTTCCCCAATCAATCACATAATTCCTCCAAGCGCCTAGCGTTAACCAAACTAGTCAATTACACGCTAGCACCCACTTTTCAAGAAAAAATGTCGATTGAACTAGGAGCAATATCAGTCCTCAGCCAGATCCAAGCCGAATCTGGCCAACAGCTTAGCGCCCAATATCAAGCTTTAGTATCACAACTCAGCCAATCCATTCCCATTCCGCCGCAACCTAGCATTTCAGCGGCTTGGTCCGGAATGCGTAAAGGATTCGATTTATATTGGCGCACCAAGGTCAGTGCCGAGCGTGCAGCTAAAGTTATGCAGATCGTCGCAGAGCGCGAATTGGTCATCCTTAATCAGCAAAAGGCCCAACCATGA
- a CDS encoding RNA polymerase sigma factor yields the protein MQQAKIDLLVISAQRGNQAAFSELVNEFNQPLLRFGYRLCSDTELVKDAVQETWLTSAKGLSKLNDPRAFRCWLYQTLRWRLTDLARKQSQFELVELAEHKDVSEGGVPEQPAVTKPIELDNEVLKAIAQLGETEQQILHLFYLDEMKMVEIAAILSIPVGTVKSRLNRAKKQLKTIMQA from the coding sequence GTGCAGCAAGCGAAAATTGATTTACTGGTTATTTCAGCGCAGCGTGGTAATCAAGCGGCATTCTCTGAGTTGGTCAACGAGTTTAACCAGCCTTTATTGCGGTTCGGTTATCGTCTTTGTAGCGATACCGAGCTGGTTAAAGATGCGGTTCAAGAAACCTGGTTAACCTCAGCAAAGGGATTAAGCAAACTTAATGATCCGCGCGCATTTCGCTGTTGGCTTTATCAAACTTTGCGGTGGCGCTTAACGGATTTAGCGCGTAAACAAAGCCAATTTGAGTTGGTCGAGTTAGCTGAGCACAAGGACGTATCTGAAGGTGGTGTGCCGGAACAGCCAGCGGTAACCAAGCCAATAGAACTCGATAATGAGGTGTTAAAAGCGATTGCCCAACTGGGTGAAACTGAACAGCAGATCTTGCATTTGTTTTATTTAGATGAAATGAAAATGGTGGAAATAGCGGCCATTCTAAGCATCCCAGTCGGTACGGTTAAATCTCGATTAAACCGCGCTAAAAAGCAATTAAAGACCATTATGCAAGCCTAA
- a CDS encoding LrgB family protein, with translation MTEQQNVWVYLSSNPLLHLTMTMAVFALANKIYKKANFNPLLNPVLISIMVIVSFLLLSNTSYDTYFTGAQFIHFLLGPATVALAIPLYKQFNRIKQSAGAIVASLLIGSSTAAVSAIGIAWLLDAKLLSIVSLAPKSITAPVAMGISEQLGGLASLTAVLVILTGILGAMLGPWIVKLIKIKDNAALGMALGTASHGIGTARALQVNDVAGAFSGLAMGLNALATAILLPLLWQLF, from the coding sequence ATGACTGAGCAACAAAATGTTTGGGTTTATTTAAGTTCTAATCCTTTATTGCATTTAACCATGACCATGGCGGTATTTGCTTTAGCAAATAAAATCTATAAAAAAGCTAATTTCAACCCACTGCTCAACCCTGTGTTAATTAGCATTATGGTTATTGTGTCTTTTCTATTGCTATCCAATACCAGTTATGACACCTATTTTACAGGCGCACAATTTATCCATTTTTTATTAGGGCCTGCTACCGTAGCCTTGGCTATTCCGCTCTATAAACAGTTCAACCGTATTAAACAATCCGCAGGCGCTATTGTCGCTAGCTTATTAATAGGTTCGTCGACGGCAGCGGTAAGTGCAATTGGCATAGCATGGTTATTAGATGCAAAATTGTTATCTATTGTTTCTTTAGCCCCCAAATCGATAACCGCACCTGTGGCAATGGGTATTTCAGAACAATTGGGCGGCTTAGCGTCTTTAACTGCTGTATTGGTTATTCTTACCGGTATTTTAGGTGCTATGCTTGGGCCTTGGATAGTTAAACTAATCAAAATCAAAGATAATGCAGCATTAGGTATGGCTTTAGGCACGGCTAGCCATGGCATTGGCACCGCCAGAGCGTTGCAAGTGAACGATGTTGCTGGCGCATTTTCAGGTCTTGCAATGGGACTAAACGCGTTAGCCACCGCCATCTTACTACCCTTGTTATGGCAGTTATTTTAG
- a CDS encoding sulfatase family protein, whose translation MFKINNVKIIPAILATVALTACNKTPEDAQTQAKNTSLKDIEPPNIVFIYTDDQAPWALGRSGNKQALTPNLDKLSSQGMYLPNAYATTPVCSPSRASLLTSQYGYELGIDDWINDNPKAKTLTGHQFTLGLDTKFETWPEILQQSGYYTGLIGKWHLGKADDYHPKKHGYHEFVGFRKAGAPPDNPQMEVNGVETAHKGLTFDILTDYAIDFINKNKANKFALSLHLRAPHYRFLPVAPEDEAPYKNMDMQLPHPDYPGLNLKRGKKLMREYLSSVRGIDRNVGRIMQVLDELNLADNTFLVFTSDHGYNIGLNGIWHKGNGFWLLKNKPKGTENVPGGQRPNMYDPSLKVPTIVRWPNAIKANTENRSTMPNIDWFPTLVSIAKGKVSDNNIVRGKDFLPALLDENTLLSTDYYAAYSTQHQSITHMRMYSDGKYKLIRDFNNQGRDEFYDLVNDPDESHNLLQTQLTPQQKAIVTKLHNAIIDKMRSTNDPVFKLIKS comes from the coding sequence ATGTTTAAGATAAATAACGTAAAAATCATTCCAGCTATACTCGCAACGGTTGCTCTGACAGCCTGTAATAAGACACCTGAGGATGCGCAAACTCAGGCTAAAAACACTAGCCTTAAAGACATTGAGCCACCTAATATTGTTTTTATTTACACAGACGATCAAGCGCCGTGGGCCCTAGGACGCTCAGGCAATAAACAAGCCTTAACGCCTAATTTAGATAAACTCTCAAGCCAAGGCATGTATTTACCTAACGCCTATGCTACAACCCCTGTCTGTAGTCCTTCTCGCGCTAGTTTATTAACCTCGCAATACGGTTACGAGTTAGGTATTGATGATTGGATAAATGATAATCCCAAAGCCAAAACCCTTACTGGTCATCAATTTACCCTAGGCTTGGATACTAAATTTGAAACCTGGCCAGAAATACTTCAACAGTCGGGTTATTACACTGGCTTAATCGGCAAATGGCATTTAGGTAAAGCCGATGATTACCATCCTAAAAAACACGGCTATCATGAATTTGTTGGTTTTAGAAAAGCGGGTGCGCCACCCGACAATCCGCAAATGGAAGTGAATGGGGTAGAAACAGCACACAAGGGCTTAACCTTTGATATTTTAACCGACTACGCCATCGACTTTATCAACAAAAATAAAGCCAATAAATTTGCTTTATCACTGCATTTACGCGCTCCGCATTATCGCTTTTTACCGGTAGCACCGGAAGATGAAGCACCGTATAAAAATATGGATATGCAACTGCCCCACCCTGACTACCCAGGTTTAAATTTAAAGCGCGGCAAAAAACTAATGCGCGAATATTTATCTAGCGTGCGTGGTATCGACCGCAATGTCGGGCGCATTATGCAAGTGTTGGATGAGCTTAATTTAGCCGACAATACCTTTTTAGTCTTTACCTCTGATCATGGCTACAACATAGGTTTAAATGGTATTTGGCATAAAGGCAATGGCTTTTGGCTATTAAAAAACAAACCTAAAGGTACAGAAAACGTACCCGGCGGCCAACGCCCTAATATGTACGACCCAAGCTTAAAAGTGCCCACTATAGTCCGCTGGCCAAACGCAATTAAAGCCAATACGGAAAACCGTTCGACTATGCCCAACATAGACTGGTTTCCAACCTTGGTGAGCATTGCTAAAGGTAAAGTCAGTGATAACAACATTGTACGGGGTAAAGACTTTTTGCCTGCACTTTTAGATGAAAACACCCTGCTCTCAACCGATTATTACGCCGCCTACTCGACACAACATCAATCCATTACCCATATGCGCATGTATAGCGACGGCAAATACAAATTAATCCGCGATTTTAACAACCAAGGGCGCGATGAATTTTATGATCTTGTCAACGATCCGGACGAATCTCACAATTTATTACAAACCCAGTTAACGCCTCAACAAAAAGCCATTGTCACTAAGCTGCATAACGCGATTATAGACAAAATGCGCAGCACAAATGACCCTGTATTTAAACTGATTAAATCTTAA